In Neorhizobium sp. NCHU2750, a single genomic region encodes these proteins:
- the rpsK gene encoding 30S ribosomal protein S11, producing MAKEATRVRRRERKNITSGVAHVNSTFNNTMITITDAQGNAIAWSSAGAKGFKGSRKSTPFAAQIAAEDCAKKAQEHGMKSLEVEVCGPGSGRESALRALQAAGFMITSIRDVTPIPHNGCRPRKKRRV from the coding sequence ATGGCCAAGGAAGCCACCCGCGTTCGTCGTCGCGAACGCAAGAATATCACGTCGGGCGTTGCCCACGTCAATTCTACCTTCAACAACACCATGATCACCATTACCGACGCGCAGGGCAATGCTATTGCCTGGTCGTCCGCCGGTGCAAAGGGCTTCAAGGGTTCGCGTAAGTCGACCCCGTTTGCTGCTCAGATCGCTGCCGAAGACTGCGCCAAGAAGGCTCAGGAACATGGCATGAAGTCGCTTGAAGTCGAAGTTTGCGGTCCGGGTTCCGGTCGTGAATCGGCACTTCGCGCTCTCCAGGCTGCCGGCTTCATGATCACCTCGATCCGTGACGTCACGCCGATCCCGCACAACGGTTGCCGCCCGCGCAAGAAGCGCCGCGTCTAA
- the rplQ gene encoding 50S ribosomal protein L17, producing the protein MRHGKSGRKLNRTASHRKAMFTNMAASLITHEQIVTTLPKAKEIRPIVEKLVTLGKRGDLHARRQAISQVQDQDAVRKLFDVIASRYATRNGGYLRIMKAGYRQGDNAPLAVIEFVERDVTAKGAADKARAAAEADAAEAA; encoded by the coding sequence ATGCGCCACGGAAAATCCGGCCGCAAGCTTAACCGCACCGCAAGCCACCGCAAGGCTATGTTCACCAACATGGCTGCCTCGCTCATCACACATGAGCAGATCGTAACCACCCTGCCGAAGGCGAAGGAAATTCGCCCGATCGTCGAAAAGCTCGTCACGCTCGGCAAGCGCGGCGACCTGCACGCTCGTCGCCAGGCGATCTCCCAGGTTCAGGACCAGGACGCCGTTCGCAAGCTGTTCGACGTCATCGCTTCGCGCTACGCAACCCGCAACGGCGGCTACCTGCGTATCATGAAGGCTGGCTACCGTCAGGGCGACAACGCTCCGCTCGCAGTCATCGAGTTCGTTGAACGCGACGTCACTGCCAAGGGCGCAGCCGACAAGGCCCGCGCTGCCGCTGAAGCAGACGCTGCCGAAGCCGCTTAA
- the msrP gene encoding protein-methionine-sulfoxide reductase catalytic subunit MsrP — protein sequence MPAYRPPHIRPSEITPREIYVSRRKFIGTAAAAGLLLSAGETLASPLASVPGPYKLDEKLTPLKAVTTYNNFYEFGVNKEDPSQNSGSFKPTPWSVKVEGLVGKPKEFGLDEILKMKLEDRTYRMRCVEGWSMVIPWIGFPLSAILDQVEPLGSAKYVAFETVVRPEEMPGQSGFLQPLPWPYVEGLRMDEARHPLTILAVGLYGETLPNQNGAPIRLVVPWKYGFKGIKSIVKITLVEKQPETTWKNSNAREYGFYSNVNPAVDHPRWSQATEQRIGEGGFFGTKRVDTLPFNGYGDEVASLYTGMDLRVNY from the coding sequence ATGCCCGCCTATCGCCCGCCGCATATTCGCCCGTCCGAAATCACCCCGAGGGAAATCTACGTCTCCCGCCGCAAGTTCATCGGCACTGCGGCCGCCGCCGGCCTGTTGCTGAGCGCCGGCGAGACGCTGGCATCACCGCTTGCCAGCGTTCCCGGACCCTACAAGCTGGACGAGAAGCTGACGCCATTGAAGGCGGTGACGACCTATAACAATTTCTACGAATTCGGGGTCAACAAGGAAGATCCGTCGCAGAATTCTGGAAGCTTCAAGCCGACGCCGTGGTCGGTGAAGGTGGAAGGCCTTGTCGGCAAGCCGAAGGAATTCGGGCTCGACGAAATCCTCAAGATGAAGCTTGAGGACCGCACCTACCGGATGCGCTGCGTCGAAGGCTGGTCGATGGTCATCCCGTGGATCGGTTTCCCGCTGTCGGCCATACTTGACCAGGTCGAACCACTCGGCAGTGCGAAATACGTCGCCTTCGAAACGGTCGTGCGGCCGGAAGAAATGCCCGGCCAGAGCGGCTTCCTGCAGCCCCTGCCCTGGCCCTATGTCGAGGGGCTCAGAATGGACGAGGCGCGCCACCCGCTGACCATTCTCGCCGTCGGGCTTTATGGCGAGACGCTGCCTAACCAGAACGGCGCGCCGATCCGGCTGGTGGTTCCGTGGAAATACGGGTTCAAGGGCATCAAGTCGATCGTCAAGATCACGCTTGTCGAGAAGCAGCCGGAAACCACCTGGAAGAATTCTAACGCCCGCGAATACGGCTTCTATTCCAACGTCAATCCGGCCGTCGACCACCCGCGCTGGAGCCAGGCAACGGAGCAGCGGATCGGCGAAGGCGGCTTCTTCGGCACCAAGCGCGTCGACACCCTGCCCTTCAACGGTTATGGCGACGAAGTGGCAAGCCTCTATACCGGCATGGACCTGAGGGTGAATTACTGA
- the rplE gene encoding 50S ribosomal protein L5, with translation MAEAKYEPRLKTEYVSRIRAALQEQFSYANEMMIPRMDKIVINMGVGEATADSKKPTVAAADLAAIAGQKPVITRARNSIAGFKVREQMPIGAKVTLRGARMYEFMDRLVNIALPRVRDFRGLNPKSFDGRGNFAMGLKEHIVFPEINYDKVDQMWGMDIIVCTTATTDDEARALLKEFNFPFRA, from the coding sequence ATGGCTGAGGCAAAGTACGAGCCGCGGCTCAAGACCGAATACGTTTCCCGCATCCGCGCAGCGCTGCAGGAGCAGTTCTCCTACGCCAACGAAATGATGATCCCCCGTATGGACAAGATCGTCATCAACATGGGCGTTGGCGAAGCCACCGCAGACTCCAAGAAGCCCACCGTTGCTGCAGCTGACCTCGCTGCGATTGCTGGCCAGAAGCCGGTTATCACGCGCGCTCGCAACTCGATTGCTGGCTTCAAGGTTCGCGAACAGATGCCGATCGGCGCGAAGGTTACCCTCCGCGGCGCCCGCATGTATGAATTCATGGATCGCCTGGTCAACATCGCGCTGCCGCGCGTTCGCGACTTCCGCGGCCTGAATCCGAAGTCCTTTGACGGTCGTGGCAACTTTGCCATGGGCCTCAAGGAGCACATTGTGTTCCCGGAAATCAACTACGACAAGGTTGATCAGATGTGGGGCATGGACATCATCGTTTGCACGACGGCGACCACCGACGACGAAGCTCGGGCTCTTCTGAAAGAGTTCAACTTCCCGTTCCGTGCGTAA
- a CDS encoding DNA-directed RNA polymerase subunit alpha — MIQKNWQELIKPNKVEFTSSGRTKATLVAEPLERGFGLTLGNALRRVLLSSLRGAAVTAVQIDGVLHEFSSIPGVREDVTDIVLNIKEIAIKMDGDDPKRMVVRKQGPGAVTAGDIQTVGDIEILNPDHVICTLDDGAEIRMEFTVNNGKGYVPAERNRAEDAPIGLIPVDSLYSPVKKVSYKVENTREGQVLDYDKLTMTIETDGSVTGEDAVAFAARILQDQLAVFVNFDEPQKEAEEESVTELAFNPALLKKVDELELSVRSANCLKNDNIVYIGDLIQKTEAEMLRTPNFGRKSLNEIKEVLASMGLHLGMEVPAWPPENIEDLAKRYEDQY; from the coding sequence ATGATCCAGAAGAACTGGCAGGAACTGATTAAGCCGAACAAGGTGGAATTCACCTCGTCCGGTCGCACCAAGGCAACGCTGGTTGCCGAACCCCTTGAGCGCGGCTTCGGCCTGACGCTCGGCAACGCGCTGCGTCGCGTGCTTCTGTCGTCGCTCCGCGGTGCTGCTGTCACGGCAGTCCAGATCGACGGCGTTCTGCACGAGTTCTCCTCCATCCCGGGCGTCCGGGAAGATGTGACGGACATCGTGCTCAACATCAAGGAAATCGCCATCAAGATGGACGGCGATGATCCGAAGCGCATGGTCGTGCGCAAGCAGGGCCCTGGTGCCGTGACCGCTGGCGATATCCAGACGGTTGGCGACATCGAGATCCTGAACCCCGACCACGTGATCTGCACGCTGGACGACGGCGCGGAGATCCGCATGGAATTCACGGTCAACAACGGCAAGGGCTACGTCCCGGCCGAGCGTAACCGTGCAGAGGATGCCCCGATCGGCTTGATCCCGGTCGACAGCCTCTACTCGCCGGTCAAGAAAGTGTCCTACAAGGTGGAAAACACCCGCGAAGGCCAGGTTCTCGACTACGACAAGCTGACCATGACCATCGAAACCGATGGCTCGGTCACGGGTGAAGACGCCGTAGCCTTCGCCGCTCGCATCCTTCAGGATCAGCTTGCTGTATTCGTCAACTTCGACGAACCGCAGAAGGAAGCTGAAGAGGAATCGGTCACTGAACTCGCGTTCAACCCGGCTCTCCTCAAGAAGGTCGACGAACTGGAACTCTCCGTCCGTTCGGCCAACTGCCTGAAGAACGACAACATCGTTTATATCGGCGACCTCATCCAGAAGACCGAGGCGGAAATGCTGCGCACTCCGAATTTCGGTCGCAAGTCGCTGAACGAGATCAAGGAAGTTCTGGCATCCATGGGCCTCCATCTTGGTATGGAAGTTCCTGCATGGCCGCCGGAAAACATCGAAGACCTCGCTAAGCGTTACGAAGACCAGTACTAA
- the rpmD gene encoding 50S ribosomal protein L30, protein MAKATKKTEAKTITVEQIGSPIRRPAVQRATLVGLGLNKMHRVRTLEDTPSVRGMIRAVQHLVRVVDEK, encoded by the coding sequence ATGGCTAAGGCTACGAAGAAGACTGAAGCAAAGACGATCACGGTCGAGCAGATCGGTTCGCCTATTCGCCGTCCGGCTGTCCAGCGCGCAACGCTGGTTGGTCTGGGCCTCAACAAAATGCACCGGGTTCGCACGCTGGAAGATACGCCTTCCGTTCGCGGCATGATCCGGGCCGTCCAGCATCTCGTCCGCGTCGTCGACGAGAAGTGA
- the rplF gene encoding 50S ribosomal protein L6 → MSRIGKKPVPVPAGVTASVDGQKVTAKGPKGELFFVANDEVKVEFNDNAVSVTPVNQTKDARSKWGMSRTMIENIFKGVKDGYERKLEINGVGYRAAMQGKNLQLALGFSHDVVYEAPEGITIAVPKPTEIIVSGINKQQVGQVAAEIREYRGPEPYKGKGVKYAEERIVRKEGKKK, encoded by the coding sequence ATGTCTCGTATCGGTAAGAAGCCCGTTCCGGTTCCTGCAGGTGTGACGGCTTCCGTCGACGGCCAGAAGGTCACCGCAAAGGGTCCGAAGGGCGAACTTTTCTTCGTTGCCAATGACGAAGTTAAGGTCGAGTTCAACGACAACGCAGTGTCGGTCACCCCGGTCAACCAGACCAAGGATGCTCGCTCGAAGTGGGGCATGTCCCGCACGATGATCGAGAACATCTTCAAGGGTGTTAAGGACGGCTACGAGCGCAAGCTCGAAATCAACGGCGTCGGTTACCGCGCTGCCATGCAGGGCAAGAACCTGCAGCTGGCTCTCGGCTTCAGCCACGATGTTGTTTATGAGGCCCCCGAAGGCATCACCATTGCCGTGCCGAAGCCGACGGAAATCATCGTCTCCGGCATCAACAAGCAGCAGGTCGGTCAGGTTGCCGCGGAAATCCGCGAATACCGTGGTCCCGAGCCCTACAAGGGCAAAGGCGTCAAGTACGCTGAGGAACGGATCGTCCGCAAGGAAGGCAAGAAGAAGTAA
- the secY gene encoding preprotein translocase subunit SecY translates to MASAAEQLASNLNFSTFAKAEDLKKRLWFTLAALLVYRLGTHIPLPGLNPDAYAQAFNGQAGGILGLFNMFSGGAVQRMAIFALGIMPYISASIIVQLMTSVVPSLENLKKEGEAGRKIINQYTRYGTVILGALQAYGIAAGLEAGQGIVTDPGWFFRLSTVVTLLGGTMFLMWLGEQITSRGIGNGISLIIFSGIAAGLPTALASTLELGRTGALSTGLILLVLVVAICVIALIVFVERAQRRLLIQYPKRQVGNRMFQGDTSHLPLKLNTSGVIPAIFASSLLLLPATAAGFAGGAGMPAWATAAIAALGHGQPLFMLLYGLLIAFFAFFYTAIVFNPKDTADNLKKHGGFIPGIRPGERTAQYIDYVLTRITVIGAIYLVFVCILPEFLIARTGIPLALGGTSLLIVVSVTLDTVAQIQGHLIAQQYEGLIKKSKLRGGKRGR, encoded by the coding sequence ATGGCTTCTGCAGCGGAACAACTTGCCTCCAATCTCAATTTTTCGACCTTCGCCAAGGCTGAGGATCTCAAGAAGCGGCTGTGGTTCACCCTCGCTGCTCTCCTCGTTTATCGCCTTGGTACGCATATTCCGCTTCCGGGCCTCAACCCCGATGCGTATGCGCAGGCCTTCAACGGTCAGGCCGGTGGTATCCTCGGTCTTTTCAACATGTTTTCCGGCGGCGCCGTCCAGCGCATGGCGATCTTCGCGCTCGGAATCATGCCCTATATCTCGGCCTCGATCATCGTTCAGCTGATGACCTCCGTCGTTCCTTCGCTTGAGAACCTCAAGAAGGAAGGCGAGGCGGGCCGCAAGATCATCAACCAGTATACCCGCTACGGCACCGTCATCCTCGGCGCGCTGCAGGCTTACGGCATTGCCGCCGGCCTTGAGGCAGGGCAGGGGATCGTCACCGATCCGGGCTGGTTCTTCCGCCTCTCGACCGTCGTTACGCTTCTTGGCGGCACGATGTTCCTGATGTGGCTTGGCGAGCAGATCACCTCGCGCGGTATCGGCAACGGTATTTCGCTGATCATCTTCTCCGGTATTGCAGCAGGCCTGCCGACGGCTCTCGCCAGCACGCTCGAACTCGGCCGTACCGGCGCGCTCTCGACCGGACTGATTCTCCTCGTCCTCGTCGTGGCGATCTGCGTCATCGCGCTCATCGTCTTCGTGGAACGTGCCCAGCGTCGCCTTCTGATCCAGTATCCGAAGCGCCAGGTCGGCAACCGCATGTTCCAGGGCGATACCTCGCACCTGCCGCTGAAGCTCAATACGTCGGGCGTCATCCCGGCGATCTTCGCATCGTCGCTGCTGCTTCTGCCTGCAACGGCTGCCGGTTTTGCCGGTGGCGCCGGCATGCCTGCATGGGCAACAGCCGCTATCGCAGCACTTGGCCATGGCCAGCCGCTGTTCATGCTGCTCTACGGCCTGCTGATTGCCTTCTTTGCCTTCTTCTACACGGCCATCGTCTTCAATCCGAAGGATACGGCCGATAATCTGAAGAAACACGGTGGCTTCATTCCGGGGATCCGCCCGGGTGAGCGTACCGCCCAGTATATTGACTACGTGTTGACCCGCATCACGGTTATCGGTGCGATCTACCTCGTCTTCGTCTGCATTCTGCCAGAGTTTCTGATTGCCCGTACCGGCATCCCATTAGCCCTTGGTGGTACTTCGCTTTTGATTGTTGTCAGTGTAACCCTCGATACGGTTGCACAGATCCAGGGACATCTCATTGCGCAGCAGTATGAGGGTCTGATCAAGAAGTCGAAGCTGCGCGGAGGAAAGAGGGGACGATGA
- the msrQ gene encoding protein-methionine-sulfoxide reductase heme-binding subunit MsrQ: MAPLATAIPALPRKYHAASIWALYVIGLCPAAWYFYQAATGGLGFNPVKEFEHLLGTWALRLIIATLAITPLRDLVGINWVRYRRALGLLAFYYVVMHFSVYLLLDLQLNFGAVGGDIARRPYITIGFAALVFLVPLAVTSNNWSIRKLGQAWIRLHKLIYLIAVGGAVHYVMAVKSVTLGPFVHVALIALLVAYRLIRRPLLNWKRGRRPQMKPARG; this comes from the coding sequence ATGGCACCGCTCGCAACAGCCATACCTGCGCTACCCCGCAAATATCATGCGGCCAGCATATGGGCGCTCTATGTGATCGGCCTCTGTCCAGCTGCCTGGTATTTCTATCAGGCGGCAACCGGTGGGCTGGGCTTCAATCCGGTCAAGGAATTCGAGCATCTTCTCGGCACCTGGGCGCTGCGGTTGATCATCGCGACGCTGGCGATCACGCCGCTGCGCGATCTTGTCGGCATCAACTGGGTGCGCTACCGGCGGGCGCTGGGGCTTCTCGCCTTCTACTATGTGGTCATGCATTTTTCGGTCTATCTGCTGCTCGACCTGCAGCTGAATTTCGGCGCGGTGGGCGGCGATATCGCAAGGCGTCCCTATATCACCATTGGCTTTGCGGCTCTCGTGTTCCTCGTGCCTTTGGCCGTAACATCGAACAACTGGTCGATCCGCAAGCTCGGCCAGGCCTGGATCCGGCTTCACAAGCTGATCTACCTGATCGCCGTCGGCGGCGCGGTGCATTATGTGATGGCGGTCAAGTCCGTGACGCTCGGGCCGTTCGTGCATGTGGCACTGATTGCGCTGCTCGTGGCCTACCGGCTGATCCGGCGGCCGCTGCTCAACTGGAAACGCGGACGGCGGCCTCAGATGAAGCCCGCGCGCGGATAG
- the rpsN gene encoding 30S ribosomal protein S14, with the protein MAKTSAVEKNKRRRKTVADHAAKRAALKATIMNQELPIEERFKATLKLASLPRDGSKTRIRNRCEVTGRPRAFYRKLKMSRIALRELGNLGKVPGIVKSSW; encoded by the coding sequence ATGGCGAAGACCAGCGCAGTTGAAAAGAACAAGCGCCGCCGCAAGACAGTTGCCGACCATGCCGCCAAGCGCGCTGCATTGAAGGCAACCATCATGAACCAGGAACTTCCGATCGAAGAGCGGTTCAAGGCAACTCTGAAGCTCGCTTCCCTGCCGCGTGATGGCTCGAAGACGCGTATCCGCAACCGTTGCGAAGTCACCGGTCGCCCGCGCGCTTTCTATCGCAAGCTCAAGATGTCGCGTATCGCGCTTCGTGAGCTCGGCAACCTCGGCAAGGTGCCGGGTATTGTTAAGTCGAGCTGGTAA
- the rpsE gene encoding 30S ribosomal protein S5: MAQEKRGREDRAPREERDSEFVDKLVAINRVAKVVKGGRRFGFAALVVVGDQKGRVGFGHGKAREVPEAIRKATEAAKRELIFVPLRDGRTLHHDVNGRHGAGKVLLRSAKAGTGIIAGGPMRAVFETLGVHDVVAKSTGSSNPYNMIRATFDALKHQVHPKDIAAQRGMKYATLQARRAASGVASEE; this comes from the coding sequence ATGGCACAGGAAAAAAGAGGCCGCGAAGATCGTGCGCCTCGTGAAGAGCGCGATAGCGAATTCGTCGACAAGCTTGTCGCGATCAACCGCGTCGCAAAGGTCGTCAAGGGCGGCCGTCGCTTCGGTTTTGCAGCTCTCGTCGTCGTTGGCGACCAGAAGGGCCGCGTAGGCTTCGGCCATGGCAAGGCACGCGAAGTGCCGGAAGCCATCCGCAAGGCTACCGAAGCTGCCAAGCGCGAACTGATCTTCGTACCGCTGCGCGACGGCCGTACGCTGCATCACGACGTCAACGGCCGTCACGGCGCCGGCAAGGTTCTGCTGCGCTCGGCCAAGGCTGGTACCGGTATCATCGCCGGCGGCCCGATGCGCGCCGTATTCGAAACGCTCGGCGTTCATGACGTCGTTGCGAAGTCGACCGGTTCGTCGAACCCGTACAACATGATCCGTGCGACGTTCGATGCTCTCAAGCACCAGGTGCATCCGAAGGACATCGCAGCTCAGCGCGGCATGAAGTATGCTACGCTGCAGGCTCGCCGTGCCGCTTCCGGCGTTGCATCGGAAGAATAA
- a CDS encoding adenylate kinase, with protein MRLIFLGPPGAGKGTQAKLLTEKYGIPQLSTGDMLRAAKEAGTEIGLKAKAVMDAGQLVSDDIVNAIVAERIDLDDCSKGFILDGYPRTVPQAIALDKMLQEKGSPLDAVIELKVDEGALMGRIENRVAETIAAGGKVRADDMPEAFKKRLVEYREKTAPLSAHYEEIGQLKTIDGMADVTAVTAEIEKILSAL; from the coding sequence ATGAGACTTATATTTTTGGGGCCACCCGGCGCCGGCAAGGGTACGCAGGCAAAGCTGCTGACTGAAAAATACGGTATTCCGCAGCTTTCCACGGGTGACATGCTTCGTGCCGCCAAGGAAGCCGGTACGGAGATCGGCCTGAAGGCCAAGGCTGTCATGGACGCCGGCCAGCTCGTCTCCGACGATATCGTCAATGCCATCGTCGCCGAGCGTATTGATCTGGATGACTGTTCAAAGGGCTTCATCCTGGATGGCTATCCGCGCACCGTGCCCCAGGCCATCGCGCTGGATAAGATGCTGCAGGAAAAGGGAAGCCCCCTGGATGCGGTCATCGAGCTCAAGGTGGACGAAGGGGCCCTGATGGGCCGAATCGAAAACCGCGTCGCCGAAACCATCGCCGCCGGCGGCAAGGTTCGCGCCGACGATATGCCGGAAGCTTTCAAGAAGCGTCTGGTCGAATATCGCGAAAAGACTGCTCCGCTTTCGGCTCACTACGAAGAGATCGGGCAGTTGAAGACGATCGACGGCATGGCTGACGTAACCGCCGTGACCGCCGAAATCGAAAAGATCCTTTCGGCTCTTTGA
- the rpsH gene encoding 30S ribosomal protein S8: MTMTDPLGDMLTRIRNGASRRKNSVTTPASRLRARVLDVLQAEGYIRGYTQTDFGNGKSEIEIELKYYEGASVIREIGRVSKPGRRVYVSVKSIPQVANGLGITILSTPKGVMADHQAREQNVGGEVLCSVF; the protein is encoded by the coding sequence ATGACCATGACTGATCCCTTGGGCGATATGCTCACCCGTATCCGCAACGGCGCTTCCCGCCGCAAGAACTCCGTCACGACGCCGGCTTCGCGCCTGCGCGCTCGTGTTCTGGACGTCCTGCAGGCTGAAGGCTACATCCGCGGCTACACCCAGACCGATTTCGGTAACGGCAAGTCCGAGATTGAAATCGAGCTGAAGTACTACGAAGGCGCATCCGTGATCCGTGAGATCGGCCGCGTTTCCAAGCCGGGCCGCCGAGTTTATGTCTCGGTTAAGTCCATTCCGCAGGTCGCGAACGGCCTCGGCATCACCATCCTTTCGACCCCGAAGGGCGTGATGGCCGATCACCAGGCTCGCGAACAGAACGTAGGCGGCGAGGTTCTTTGCTCGGTCTTCTAA
- a CDS encoding DUF1801 domain-containing protein yields the protein MAKPEGENGAEAPSTLIDRRIAELADWRGEKLAHVRALIHRAVPEIVETWKWRGVPVWEKDGIICTGETYKAAVKLTFVHGASLADPARLFNASLEGNARRAIDLHEDDRIDEQAFLQLIRSAAAFNLSKKGKKGR from the coding sequence ATGGCAAAGCCTGAGGGAGAAAATGGCGCGGAGGCGCCGTCGACATTGATCGATCGGCGGATTGCCGAACTGGCCGACTGGCGGGGAGAAAAACTGGCCCATGTCCGCGCATTGATCCATCGGGCCGTGCCCGAAATCGTTGAGACATGGAAATGGCGGGGCGTGCCGGTCTGGGAGAAAGATGGCATCATCTGCACCGGCGAGACCTACAAGGCGGCCGTCAAGCTGACCTTTGTCCACGGGGCCTCGCTGGCAGATCCCGCTCGCCTGTTCAACGCCAGCCTTGAAGGCAATGCCCGCCGAGCGATCGATCTGCATGAGGACGATCGGATCGACGAGCAGGCATTCTTGCAACTCATCCGCAGCGCGGCAGCGTTCAATCTGTCGAAGAAGGGGAAGAAGGGGCGCTGA
- the rpsM gene encoding 30S ribosomal protein S13, with protein MARIAGVNIPTAKRVVIALTYIHGIGPKFAQEIMDKVGLPAEKRVHQLTDSEILQIRETIDRDYHVEGDLRRETAMNIKRLMDLGCYRGLRHRRGLPVRGQRTHTNARTRKGPAKAIAGKKK; from the coding sequence GTGGCACGTATCGCTGGCGTCAACATCCCGACTGCGAAGCGCGTTGTTATCGCGCTGACCTACATTCACGGGATCGGCCCGAAATTTGCGCAGGAAATCATGGACAAGGTCGGTCTTCCGGCTGAAAAGCGCGTCCATCAGCTGACGGATTCTGAAATTCTTCAGATCCGCGAAACCATCGACCGCGACTACCATGTCGAAGGCGATCTTCGTCGCGAAACCGCGATGAACATCAAGCGCCTCATGGACCTCGGTTGCTACCGTGGTCTGCGTCACCGTCGTGGCCTTCCGGTCCGCGGTCAGCGCACCCACACCAACGCTCGTACCCGCAAGGGTCCGGCCAAGGCAATCGCTGGTAAGAAGAAGTAA
- the rplR gene encoding 50S ribosomal protein L18, giving the protein MATRKEALTKRASRVRRQIKKVANGRPRLSVHRSSKNIYVQVIDDVAGRTLAAASTLDAGLRSSLKTGADVAAAAAVGKLVAERASKAGVKEVVFDRGAFIYHGRIKALAEAAREGGLDF; this is encoded by the coding sequence ATGGCTACTCGTAAAGAAGCACTCACCAAGCGTGCGAGCCGTGTTCGCCGCCAGATCAAGAAGGTCGCAAACGGCCGTCCGCGTCTGTCGGTTCACCGCTCCTCGAAGAACATCTACGTACAGGTCATCGACGATGTGGCCGGCCGCACGCTTGCTGCCGCTTCCACGCTCGACGCGGGCCTGCGCTCGTCGCTGAAGACCGGCGCTGACGTTGCAGCTGCTGCTGCCGTCGGCAAGCTGGTTGCAGAACGCGCCTCCAAGGCAGGCGTGAAGGAAGTCGTGTTCGATCGCGGCGCCTTCATCTACCACGGCCGCATTAAGGCTCTGGCAGAAGCTGCTCGCGAAGGCGGTCTCGACTTCTAA
- a CDS encoding DoxX family protein — protein MAYTPIFENERKDLIIPALGGFYERLAQPMAWSIFRVAVGGMLVLEGWPKLMAPLAQVGFVENLGFYPGWLWSPVLAVMQVFGGLLIALGLFTRPTALANGVMLAITLWYHFSHPYGGAVLTQAGIDALKAGSDFFTQNGVVRLADGGAAFFHQVQEKAEQNSLFWTGGAFIFAAFGGGYLSLDRLLFRKQF, from the coding sequence ATGGCATACACACCGATCTTCGAAAACGAACGCAAGGACCTGATCATTCCCGCTCTCGGCGGCTTCTATGAGAGGCTCGCCCAGCCCATGGCCTGGAGCATTTTCCGCGTGGCGGTCGGCGGTATGCTGGTCCTGGAAGGCTGGCCGAAGCTGATGGCGCCGCTGGCGCAGGTCGGTTTCGTCGAAAATCTCGGCTTTTATCCGGGCTGGCTCTGGTCTCCGGTGCTGGCCGTCATGCAGGTCTTTGGCGGCCTGCTGATCGCACTCGGGCTGTTCACCCGTCCTACCGCACTGGCAAATGGCGTGATGCTGGCAATCACGCTCTGGTATCATTTTTCTCATCCCTATGGCGGGGCGGTGCTTACCCAGGCTGGGATCGACGCATTGAAGGCCGGCAGCGACTTCTTCACTCAGAACGGCGTGGTGCGGTTGGCCGATGGCGGCGCCGCCTTCTTCCATCAAGTTCAGGAAAAGGCAGAACAGAATTCGCTCTTCTGGACCGGCGGCGCCTTCATCTTCGCAGCCTTCGGCGGCGGCTATCTCTCGCTCGACCGTCTTCTGTTCAGGAAGCAGTTCTGA
- the rplO gene encoding 50S ribosomal protein L15, which yields MKLNEIKDNEGSSKDRIRVGRGIGSGKGKTGGRGVKGQKARSGVAVNGFEGGQMPIYRRLPKRGFNNIFASEYVTVSVGRIQTAIDAGKLDAKATVDAAALKAAGVIRRAKDGVRVLADGELKAKLAIEVAGASKAAVEKIEKAGGSVKLLAAAETAAE from the coding sequence ATGAAACTGAATGAGATCAAGGACAACGAAGGTTCGTCCAAGGACCGTATCCGCGTAGGTCGTGGTATCGGCTCCGGCAAGGGCAAGACCGGTGGTCGCGGCGTCAAGGGTCAGAAGGCCCGTTCCGGCGTTGCCGTCAACGGCTTCGAAGGCGGTCAGATGCCAATCTACCGTCGCCTGCCGAAGCGCGGCTTCAACAACATCTTCGCATCTGAATACGTCACCGTTTCGGTTGGCCGTATCCAGACCGCGATCGATGCCGGCAAGCTCGACGCCAAGGCAACGGTTGATGCAGCAGCTCTCAAGGCTGCCGGCGTTATCCGTCGCGCCAAGGACGGCGTTCGCGTTCTCGCTGACGGCGAACTGAAGGCAAAGCTTGCGATCGAAGTTGCCGGCGCCTCCAAGGCTGCCGTCGAAAAGATCGAAAAGGCTGGCGGTTCCGTCAAGCTGCTCGCTGCTGCAGAAACTGCCGCAGAGTAA